In Rhineura floridana isolate rRhiFlo1 chromosome 1, rRhiFlo1.hap2, whole genome shotgun sequence, the following proteins share a genomic window:
- the LOC133371488 gene encoding kinesin-like protein KIF20A isoform X5 encodes MYQPLKVYLRVRPFSKAELENNENQDCLIIENQETVTLHAPKESVAMKNSEKGIGQSAHRFTFTQVFGPDTSQSEFFEGTMKEIVKPYIDGVNGLVFTYGVTNAGKSFTVQGCPKDGGILPRSLDLIFNHVRGRQYPKMNLKPCFSNLIKRLNDIQVKQEESIKVALLASLKEETENASRSTATSGASDSSSSTCSCNSSSFTLNELDSEVFSKCQRTLASIWVSFFEIYNEYIYDLLDLLPASKNQKRKVLRICEDQGGNSYIKDLKWINIKSTDEACKILKIGNKNRSLACTRMNQQSSRSHSIFSIRLLSLSDESMPRVLGVSELSLCDLAGSERCHKAQTFGDRLKEAGNINNSLLILGKCIAALKQKQNPKFFSRLRPAYIPFRESKLTRLFQPFFCGKGKACMIVNINQCASTYDETLHVMKFSAVAKQVIQTFQHQIFDYFPPKYIGREDKPTVHFDDISADQLPEDSCISSEEEEIDITIMSHEDLLKTTEILKGKLIAERQGKLLLEVQIRKEMAEAMFQQLMETEEAWSKRLEDLKESYEEKLESKFEMYKEAIKKHAYMCAMEQIEEHYVPIEEFIAEQAKVEDREMKILQLKVKLGEHNALPLESPNSDFTERKINPDIKCNSSDASQRQCDERDELIKSLKLQIEKLNEMLQNSNEVCRKVVEENNRLKHMMLLKEQEVKGLQNWAKRGHELETTVSFLQEELDESKKLLSADLKYQKSKKGFFANLKYTVADIPKTLKDLEKPEASTCSHK; translated from the exons GTTTTTGGGCCAGACACATCACAAAGTGAATTTTTTGAAGGCACAATGAAAGAGATAGTAAAACCTTACATCGATGGAGTAAATGGGCTCGTGTTTACCTATGGTGTTACTAATGCAGGCAAAAGCTTCACAGTTCAAG GCTGTCCAAAAGATGGTGGTATCCTTCCTCGTTCTCTCGATCTGATCTTTAACCATGTAAGAGGAAGACAGTATCCAAAGATGAACTTAAAACCATGCTTTAGTAATCTTATCAAGAGGCTAAATGATATTCAGGTTAAGCAGGAAGAATCCATCAAAGTTGCACTTCTTGCTTCTTTGAAAGAG GAGACTGAAAACGCTTCAAGGTCTACAGCAACTTCGGGTGCATCAGACTCTTCTTCTAGTACCTGTAGCTGTAACTCATCAAGTTTTACTTTGAATGAATTAG ATTCTGAGGTTTTTAGCAAGTGTCAGAGAACCCTAGCATCCATATGGGTTTCTTTCTTTGAAATCTACAATGAATACATCTACGACCTACTGGACTTACTGCCAGCATCGAAAAATCAGAAGCGTAAAGTTTTAAGGATCTGTGAAGATCAAGGAGGAAACTCTTATATAAAAG ACTTAAAATGGATCAACATAAAGAGTACAGATGAGGCTTGTAAAATTCTTAAAATAGGGAATAAGAACAGAAGTTTGGCATGTACCAGGATGAACCAGCAATCAAGCAGAAG TCACAGTATATTTTCTATTCGACTGCTCAGCTTAAGCGATGAGAGTATGCCACGTGTTCTTGGAGTCTCTGA ACTGTCTCTGTGTGACCTGGCTGGATCAGAACGATGCCATAAAGCACAGACCTTTGGAGACAGACTTAAAGAAGCAGGCAATATTAACAATTCTCTTCTTATACTTGGAAAATGCATTGCAGCtctaaagcaaaagcaaaatccGAA ATTCTTCTCAAGATTAAGGCCAGCCTACATTCCCTTCAGAGAGAGTAAGCTAACCCGCCTGTTTCAGCCATTCTTCTGTGGTAAAGGCAAAGCTTGCATGATTGTCAACATTAACCAGTGTGCTTCTACATATGATGAGACTTTGCACGTAATGAAATTTTCTGCTGTAGCAAAGCAA GTTATTCAAACATTTCAACACCAAATCTTTgattatttccccccaaaatatatTGGAAGGGAAGATAAGCCTACAGTGCACTTTGATGACATATCTGCTGATCAACTTCCAGAGGATTCTTGTATCTCCTCTGAAGAAGAGGAAATAGATATAACCATTATGAGCCATGAG GATCTTTTGAAAACAACAGAGATCCTGAAGGGCAAGCTGATTGCAGAGAGACAAGGCAAGCTACTTCTTGAGGTGCAAATACGCAAAGAGATGGCTGAAGCAATGTTTCAGCAATTGATGGAAACGGAAGAAGCCTGGAG TAAGCGCTTAGAAGATCTGAAAGAAAGCTATGAAGAAAAACTGGAGAGTAAATTTGAAATGTACAAGGAAGCCATAAAGAAACACGCATATATGTGTGCAATGGAACAAATTGAAGAGCATTATGTTCCGATAGAAGAGTTCATAGCTGAACAAGCAAAGGTTGAG GACAGAGAGATGAAAATACTACAGTTGAAAGTAAAACTTGGAGAACACAATGCCTTGCCTTTGGAAAGTCCCAATTCTGACTTTACAGAAAGGAAAATTAATCCAG ATATTAAATGCAATTCTTCAGATGCTTCACAGAGACAGTGTGATGAGAGAGATGAG CTAATAAAATCATTGAAGTTACAAATAGAGAAATTAAATGAAATGTTGCAAAACTCCAATGAAGTTTGCAGAAAAGTAGTGGAGGAGAATAATCGACTGAAGCATATGATGCTGCTTAAG GAACAAGAAGTCAAAGGCCTTCAAAACTGGGCTAAACGTGGCCATGAGCTTGAAACCACAGTCTCTTTTTTACAAGAGGAGTTGGATGAAAGCAAAAAACTCCTAAGTGCAGATCTCAAGTATCAGAAATCCAAGAAGGGCTTTTTTGCAAATCTGAAATATACTGTAGCAGACATTCCTAAAACACTCAAAGATCTAGAAAAACCTGAGGCATCTACATGC